In the Mycolicibacter minnesotensis genome, CGGATCCTCGGTACCCGCGGTGAGCACCGCGGCCACCGTGCCGCGACGCAGAGCGGCTCCGGGCAGCCCCACGGCAGCGATATTGGCGGCCAGCACGTCGGCGGCGCGCCGGTCCGATTCCACGAACAGCGCGGTGGCCGCGCCCCGTGACAGCGCCTCCAAACCCAGCGCACCCGACCCGGCGTAGAGGTCGAGCACCGCCATGTCGGTCAGGTCCATCCGGGCATCCAGCACGTTGAACAGCGCCTCACGTACCCGGTCGGTGGTCGGCCGGGTACCACGCGGTGGTACCGCGATGCGCCGGCCACCCGCCGCACCGCCCACAATGCGAGTCAGCTCAGTACCACCAGCAAGTCGCCGCCTTCGACCTGAGCGGTTCTGGCAACGGCCACCCGGGCGACGGTACCGTCGGCGGGTGCGGTGATGGCAGCCTCCATTTTCATCGCCTCGATGGTAGCGACGGTCTGCCCGGCGGTGACCTGCTCGCCCTCGGCCACCCCGACGGTGACCACGCCGGCGAACGGGGCCGCAACATGACCCGGCTTGGTGCGGTCGGCCTTCTCGGCTACGGGCACCTCACTGGCGACGCTACGGTCGCGCACCTCCACCGGCCGCAGCTGACCATTGAGGATGCACATCACGGTGCGCATCCCTCGCTCATCCGGTTCGGAGATGGCCTGCAGCCCGATGAGCAGCTCCACCCCACGTTCCAGCCTGACCCGGTGTTCCTCACCTTGGCGCAGGCCGTAGAAGAACTGGTTTGCCGACAACCGGGATGTATCGCCGTAGAGTTCGCGATGCGCCTCGAATTCCTTTGTCGGACCAGGGAACAGCAGACGATTCAGTCGAGCCTGGCGTTGCGGACCCGACGTTGCCAACACCGCCTCGTCGTCGGCCGACAGCTGCTGCACCCCGCGTGCCGGACCACGACCCTCCAGCGCCTTGGTACGCAGGGGCTCCGGCCAGCCACCGGCCGGGTCGCCCAGTTCGCCTCGCAGGAATCCGATCACCGAGTCTGGGATGTCGACCCGAGACGGGTCGACGGCGAACTCGTCGGCGCTCACCTCTGCACCGACCAGCGCCAAAGCCAGATCTCCGACCACCTTCGAACTCGGGGTGACTTTGATCAGCCGGCCCAGTACCGCGTCCGCGGCGGCATAGTTGGCCTCAACGTCCTCGAATCGGTCCGCCAGCCCGAGAGCCTTGGCCTGCTGATGCAGGTTGGACAGCTGGCCACCGGGTATCTCGTGGCGATAGACCCGCCCGGTGGGCGCCGCCAGCCCGGATTCGAACGGCGCGTATACCTTTCGCAGCGCCTCCCAGTACGGCTCCAAGTCCCCGACGGCGTCCAGCGATATCCCGGTGTCGTGGTCGGTGTGAGCCGCGGCGGCGATGATCGAACTCAGTGCCGGCTGACTGGTGGTTCCGGCCAGCGGAGCGGCCGCACCGTCGACGGCGTCCGCGCCTGCTTGCCAGGCTGCCACGTAGCTGGCCAGCTGACCGCCCGCGGTGTCGTGGGTGTGCACGTGGATGGGCAGATCGAAACGGCTGCGCAGCGCGCTCACCAGGGTGGTCGCCGCGGCGGGTCGCAACAGCCCCGACATGTCCTTGATCGCCAGCACATGGGCACCGGCGTCCACGATCTGCTCGGCCAGCCTCAGGTAGTAGTCCAGGGTGTAGAGCGTCTCGCCCGGGCTGGCCAGGTCACCGGTGTAACACATCGCGACTTCGGCTACCGCAGTACCGGTTTCGCGCACCGCGTCAATGGCCGGGCGCATCGAGTCCACGTTGTTGAGTGCGTCGAAGATCCGGAAGATATCAATACCGGTCTCGGTCGCCTCCTGGACGAACGCCGAGGTTACCAGCTCCGGATAGGGCGTGTAACCGACGGTGTTGCGGCCGCGCAGCAGCATCTGCAGGCAGATGTTGGGCAATGCCTCACGTAGCGCGGCCAGCCTCTCCCACGGTTCTTCCTTCAAAAAGCGCAGCGCGACATCATAAGTCGCTCCACCCCAGCACTCGACCGACAACAGTTGCGGCATGGCTCGGGCCACATAGGGGGCCACCTTCACCAAGCCACTGGTGCGCACCCGGGTGGCCAGCAAGGATTGGTGGGCGTCCCGGAACGTGGTGTCGGTCAACCCGACAGCCGGCGATTCCCGCAGCCAGCGGGCGAATCCCTCCGGCCCCAGGGCGGCCAGTCGCTGCTTGGAACCCGCCGGGGGCGCCCCTGAAAGGTCCAACTCCGGCAACTTGTCCCGGGGATATACCGCGGTGGGCCGGGTCCCATGCGGACTGTTGACCGTGACGTCGGCCAGGTAGTTCAAGATCTTAGTGCCGCGGTCGGCCGAAGATCGCGCGGTCAACAGCTGAGGGCGCTCGTCGATAAACGATGTCGTGACTCGGCCCGCCGAGAAGTCTGGATCATCGAGCACTGCCTGCAGGAAAGGAATGTTGGTGGCAACGCCGCGGATTCGGAACTCGGCGATCGCTCGGCGGGACCGGTTCACCGCAGTGGAGAAATCACGGCCCCGGCAGGTCAGCTTCACCAGCATCGAGTCGAAATGGGCACTGATCTCAGCGCCCAGGGTGGTGCCGCCGTCGAGCCGGATCCCGGCTCCGCCCGGGCTGCGGTAGGCACTGATACGACCGGTGTCGGGACGAAATCCGTTGGCCGGATCCTCGGTGGTGATCCGGCATTGCAGCGCCGCGCCGTGCAACGTGATCGACTCCTGGGTCAGCCCCAGGTCGGTCAGCGACTCACCGGCCGCAATCCGAAGCTGCGCGGAAACCAGGTCGACGTCGGTGATCTCCTCGGTGACGGTGTGCTCCACCTGGATGCGGGGGTTCATCTCGATGAACACGTGGTGGCCGCGTTCGTCGACCAAGAACTCCACCGTGCCGGCGCAGGTGTAGCCGATCTGGCGTGCGAAGGCGACGGCGTCGGCACAGATCTTCGCGCGCAGAGCCGGATCCAAATTGGGCGCCGGAGCCAGCTCGACAACCTTCTGATGCCGGCGCTGCACACTGCAGTCCCGCTCGTAGAGGTGGATCACATTGCCGTAGGTGTCGGCCAGGATCTGCACTTCGATGTGGCGCGGGTTGAGCACGGCTTGCTCGAGATAGACGTGCGCGTCGCCGAAGGCCGAATCCGCTTCCCGGCTTGCCGCCTCGATCGCCTCGGCCAGTGCCTCGATGTCGGCGACACGGCGCATCCCGCGCCCGCCGCCACCGGCGACCGCCTTGACGAACAGCGGGAAGGTCATGTCTTGGGCCGCGGCCAGCAACTCCTCGACCGACGACGAGGGCGCCGACGATGCCAGCACCGGTAGGCCCGCCTCTTGCGCGGCCGCGACTGCGCGCGATTTGTTGCCGGTCAGCGCCAGTACCGCCGCACTGGGTCCGACGAAGGTGATGTCGGCCTCCGCGCACGCCTGCGCCAGTTGGGGGTTCTCCGAAAGAAATCCGTAACCCGGGTACACCGCATCAGCACCGCATCGCACTGCGGTACTGACGATCTCGTCAACCGACAAGTAGGCGCGGACCGGATGGCCCTCTTCACCGATCTGATAAGACTCGTCGGCCTTGAGCCGGTGCAGCGAGTTGCGGTCCTCGTATGGGTAGACGGCCACAGTGCCGACCCCGAGCTCGCAGGCGGCACGGAATGCACGGACGGCGATCTCTCCGCGGTTTGCCACCAGCACTTTGGAGATCACAATCCACCCCTACAGCAGCGTTATCCAGTAGTCCTGAAACCGAATAAATACCAACAGAAATAACGCGATAAACCATAACGCAGCAATGGTCCAACGCCATCGGTGCAAATGCTGCAAATTTTTGCGTATACCACCCTGCTCAGATGCTAGGGCTGCGAATATCACCAGCAGGCACAGCGTGACCGCCCACACCACCATGCAGTACGGACACAGCGCACCGATCCGGTACAGGCTCTGGAAGATCAGCCAGTGCACGAAACCTGCACCGGCCAGCGTGCCGAGCGACAGTCCTGTCCAATACCATTGCGGCAGTGGAACGTTCGCCACAGCGAGGACCCCGGTCACCACCACCACCGTGAAAGCAACGATCCCCATCAACGGGTTCGGGAAGCCCAACACCGACGCCTGCGGGGTGACCATCACCGATCCGCAGGACAACACCGGGTTGAGGTTGCACGACGGCACGTACCCGGAGTCCAGCAGCAGTTTGATCTTCTCGACGGTCAGCGTGACCGAGGCGGCCAATCCGATGACTCCGCCGATGAGCACGGCCCAAGCCCGGGACGCGGCCACGGGCACCGCCGGGGTGGGCGGCTCGACCGCCGAGGCCGTGACGGTCACGACTGCGGGGACGGTGGGTCCATGCCGGGCAGGTCACCGACAATCTCGCGGATCTTCGAGACCAGGGCTTCCGGCGTCGAGGGGCGGTAGTCCTCGCCGTTGATACGCAGTGTCGGCGTGGCGTGGATGCCCCCGGCGGCAGCCATCCCGCCCACCATCTTGAGGTACTTGCCGCTGTTGATGCACGCCGGAACGGTGCCGACTACGCCGGCCTGGCGCGCCAACTCGATCAGGCGGTTGTTGTCGGGGAATTCTGTCCCGATCTCCGACGGCTGCAGCTGCTCGGTGTAGAGCGCGGTGTGGAATCGGCGGAAGGCGTCGTTGTCCTCGTCGGCGACG is a window encoding:
- the rsmD gene encoding 16S rRNA (guanine(966)-N(2))-methyltransferase RsmD encodes the protein MTRIVGGAAGGRRIAVPPRGTRPTTDRVREALFNVLDARMDLTDMAVLDLYAGSGALGLEALSRGAATALFVESDRRAADVLAANIAAVGLPGAALRRGTVAAVLTAGTEDPVDLVLADPPYEVAAAEIDALPVLLTTGGWAAPGTVVMIERAASSPAVGWPQGWQAWPTRRYGDTRLELAELP
- a CDS encoding pyruvate carboxylase, with the protein product MISKVLVANRGEIAVRAFRAACELGVGTVAVYPYEDRNSLHRLKADESYQIGEEGHPVRAYLSVDEIVSTAVRCGADAVYPGYGFLSENPQLAQACAEADITFVGPSAAVLALTGNKSRAVAAAQEAGLPVLASSAPSSSVEELLAAAQDMTFPLFVKAVAGGGGRGMRRVADIEALAEAIEAASREADSAFGDAHVYLEQAVLNPRHIEVQILADTYGNVIHLYERDCSVQRRHQKVVELAPAPNLDPALRAKICADAVAFARQIGYTCAGTVEFLVDERGHHVFIEMNPRIQVEHTVTEEITDVDLVSAQLRIAAGESLTDLGLTQESITLHGAALQCRITTEDPANGFRPDTGRISAYRSPGGAGIRLDGGTTLGAEISAHFDSMLVKLTCRGRDFSTAVNRSRRAIAEFRIRGVATNIPFLQAVLDDPDFSAGRVTTSFIDERPQLLTARSSADRGTKILNYLADVTVNSPHGTRPTAVYPRDKLPELDLSGAPPAGSKQRLAALGPEGFARWLRESPAVGLTDTTFRDAHQSLLATRVRTSGLVKVAPYVARAMPQLLSVECWGGATYDVALRFLKEEPWERLAALREALPNICLQMLLRGRNTVGYTPYPELVTSAFVQEATETGIDIFRIFDALNNVDSMRPAIDAVRETGTAVAEVAMCYTGDLASPGETLYTLDYYLRLAEQIVDAGAHVLAIKDMSGLLRPAAATTLVSALRSRFDLPIHVHTHDTAGGQLASYVAAWQAGADAVDGAAAPLAGTTSQPALSSIIAAAAHTDHDTGISLDAVGDLEPYWEALRKVYAPFESGLAAPTGRVYRHEIPGGQLSNLHQQAKALGLADRFEDVEANYAAADAVLGRLIKVTPSSKVVGDLALALVGAEVSADEFAVDPSRVDIPDSVIGFLRGELGDPAGGWPEPLRTKALEGRGPARGVQQLSADDEAVLATSGPQRQARLNRLLFPGPTKEFEAHRELYGDTSRLSANQFFYGLRQGEEHRVRLERGVELLIGLQAISEPDERGMRTVMCILNGQLRPVEVRDRSVASEVPVAEKADRTKPGHVAAPFAGVVTVGVAEGEQVTAGQTVATIEAMKMEAAITAPADGTVARVAVARTAQVEGGDLLVVLS
- a CDS encoding vitamin K epoxide reductase family protein, translated to MPVAASRAWAVLIGGVIGLAASVTLTVEKIKLLLDSGYVPSCNLNPVLSCGSVMVTPQASVLGFPNPLMGIVAFTVVVVTGVLAVANVPLPQWYWTGLSLGTLAGAGFVHWLIFQSLYRIGALCPYCMVVWAVTLCLLVIFAALASEQGGIRKNLQHLHRWRWTIAALWFIALFLLVFIRFQDYWITLL